Sequence from the Erythrolamprus reginae isolate rEryReg1 chromosome 2, rEryReg1.hap1, whole genome shotgun sequence genome:
catgccacctgtggcacgcatgtaataggttcaccatcacgggtctaGATACATGAATTagtccaatttctttttaaaaatctttcttgAAATTCTTTTCTATACCACCGCATCTATTttcaaaattacagtggtacctcaagatacgaacccctcgtcttacgaacaactcgtgatacgaacccggggttcagaaaatttttgcctcttcttacgaacttttttcgagttacgaaccggtgttcggagactgctgggaagccacgcggctgttttaaaaggtgacagccggtcggcggggcttcccagaagcctcccgaacgccggttcataactcgaacaaagttcgtaagaaaaggcaaaatttttctgaaccccgggtttggttcgggaggttgctgggaagccccccagcccgcctgtcaccttttaaaacagccgcgccgcttcccagctgtctcccgaagccgaacgcggaagttcggctttggcgttcggcttcaggaaacagctgggaagcggcgcggctgttttaaaaggttgcagccggcctggggggcttcccagcacccccctgaacccgagttcggggttcggggggatgctgggaagccccccaggccggctgcgaccttttaaaacagccacgccgcttcccagctgtctcctgaagccaaacgcggaagttcggctttgccgttcggcttcaggagacagctgggaagcggtgcgcctgttttaaaaggtcgcagccggcctggggggcttgccagcacccccccgaaccccgaacttttgccgaacttccgggttcggggttcggggggtgctggcaagccccccaggccggctgcgaccttttaaaacacccgcgccgcttcccagctgtctcccgaagccgaacgcggaagttcggctttagcgttcggcttcgggagacagctgggaagcggcgcgggtgttttaaaagttcgcagccggcatggggggcttgccagcaccccccccccgaacccccgggttcggggttgtgcttgcaagtcccccaggccggctgtcaccttttaaaacagccgcgcggcttcccagcagtcgccgaaagccgtttttttgcgggggttttttttggttgcacggattaattgactttacattgtttcctatgggaaacaatgtttcgtcttacgaacctttcgtcttacgaacctcctccttgcaccaattaagttcgtatcatgtggtattactgtacttttacAGGGACCATATAGCCATTACTATAAAGGACAGCCCTTATTTCAGAGttgtcttttaaattaatttaattatttttcttgttttgctctaCAATTTTCCTTTGTAAAGCTAAATTTTCAATGtacatgcacgcacgcacacacacatctgaatctgtttctcatttctccattTTTTAGGTTTGTCCATTTTTTTTTATCAGAAAATATTGTCATTGTATTTTTGGGCAGAGCTCCAACTTCCTTAATTTTGAAAGGTTTCTGCTATCAGttttttctcaaaaaaaaataTGCGATAAAACATTAGAGAGTTATTGATGTTAAAGAGACCTAATTTCTGTCTATTTGATGTGGATTTTTATGctattaaagtttattataaaaggaaaaaaataaaaaaaaagaaaaattataaagCTAAGGGAAATGGGTGTGCagggagaaagatagaaacaAAAGTGACTTCAGACTTTTTTCAGAGCGgaaaactacacacacacacaaaagaatgaTGACCTCAACTTTTTGCTTTACATTTCTAAACATTTGAAGCTGTTTCTTGAACAAAATCATTCTAATACTCAAAACCAAAAGataaaagtttcatttttttccccattttaagcAAAAATGTCTAATTCTTTTTCCTTAAATACAGAATCCCCAATATTTCCTCAGAAACAGACATAAAGAAACAACATATCAAAAATGTATTTTGTGCCTTTATTTAAACCCTGCCAACGCTGTAGACAATTTGAGAGGCAATTCATTACCTGGGCCAGTTTAAAattggaggttggactagaacaggggtaggcaaagttggctcttctatgacatgtggacttcaactcccagaattcctgagctagcatgattggctcagcaattctgggagttgaaatccacatgtcatagaagagccaactttgcctacccctggactagaagacctccaaggtcccttccagccctcgGATTCCATCAAAACAATCTGCATTTTAAATCAAATTCAAATGTAAATTACAACAACCActgggtctcccccccccccaaaaaagttactcaatggtgctttttcaggatgcaactgaactttcttgtttttgtttgaagtatgttttacttctcatccaaccAGCTTCTTCagcaggatagtggggaatggaaggatttttatatttatttatttatttattagatttctatgttcaTTAGATTTCTACATTGATTTACtggttcctaagaggttagtaaggggcgcatagttacctctaagctgagcagtgagcaatcgctcacttaaaaatcatcatcaactcagagttttccaaacctgcccagaagccgagagggaaagagtgagagggaaggagagagagaggaagaaaggaagagagagaaacagatagaaaaaagagaggaaggaaaagaaaaagaatgggagtaaggaagagagaaagaaaatcaaaatctagtttgaaactagctcaactatttaagtggcattttgatattgatagagttgccctattatgagctcactgttatagacacacagtacagtattttattttgaaattctctgaggcaaaacagggtgggttttttatttgtttttttgtttgtttatttatttttatattttttatttctgtgccgcccagtcccgaagggactgccgctcagacactatacttttctgcccacccccacccacccccgcaaaaaattagagggaactctgaaggggcgtacataagtgcaccagagtgcctactgtcccctgttctattgtttctcctatatcttctcttctatccctatatctttttctgctattctctcatagttatattttactcctttattttctcctctattctccctttaatacattctgcctgattatatcctctataaccccccATTGTGtactattgtgtattggacaaaataaataaaaatacataaataaatatattccttgcagacagctgataaTCTGCATCCGAGGGTCAATCAAAGCACTTGGacatttatctgtgtcctcagggtcacttgAGCGGTGCTGCTGCTTCCTGTTGCCTGCAATTTTTCCCTCTGGAAAACCATTCCaattcccacaccattcaaaggatATTCATCTGAAATTGTATAATTTTTTAAGTGACTGAAAGAGTCGCTGTCGCTTTAAGGAAGCACTGGAACAGATCCAAACTGGTGACTGGATGCAGACGGATTTTTTAACGAAACGTCCTTAAAGATAGGAGGCGTGGCAGGAAGTATTTAAACTAAAACGTCGAAGGAGTCGAGCAGGacgggggttttttttcctagtCTGGCGACGATGCTGGTTTTCATCTTCCAACAATGCCTGAAACTCCTCGCCCTGCCCATCTATGTGCTTGCCTATTTTGGCTTATGGGATCCTATCTGTAAAAAATCTTTCCCATTTTTCATGAAGAAGATGAGCAAAGGCTACAATGAAAGAATGCACAAGGAAAAGGAGACGCTGTTCAAGAACCTGCAGGACTTCGCCGACGCCTCGGGAAAGCTCCACCTGCTAGAGATCGGCGTGGGCAGCGGCACCAACTTTCAGTTTTATCCCGCCAACACTCGCGTGACCTGCGTGGACTACAATCCCAACTTTAAAAATTTCCTCATGGAGAGCATGGCTCAGAACACGCACCTCCAGTTCGAGGATTTTGTAGTCGCCCCCGCCGAGGACATGTCCGCCGTGTCGGATAATTCTGTGGACGTGGTGGTCTGTACGCTGTTGCTTTGCTCTGTGGACAGCCCCCAGGCTGCCTTGAAGGAGGTTCTGCGAGTGCTCAGACCAGTAAGTCAAAGGGCAAAGAGGGAAAGTTAAAACTGACCACCGAATAATGGGCACATGTCAGGTGTGCATGCTTTGAAAAGAATGGGCACTGGGCATGTGTTTATGTTTTGAAAATAATGGGCATTAGGCAGATGTGCATGCTTTGAAAAGAATGGGCACTAAGCAGATGTGCATGCTTTGAAAATAAAGGGCATTAGGCAGATGTGCATGCTTTGAAAAGAATGGGCACTAAGCAGATGTGTATGCTTTGAAAATAAAGGGCATTAGGCAGATGTGCATGTTTTGAAAATAATCGGCACTAGGCATGTGCATGCTTTGAAAATAATGGGCACTAAACAGATGTGCATGCTTTGAAAACAATGGACACTAAACAGATGTGCatgcttttaaaataatgggcATTAGGCAGATGTGCATGTTTGAAAAATAAAGGGCATTAGGCAGATGTGCATGTTTTGAAAATAATGGACATTAGGCAGATGTGCATGCTTTGAAAAGAATGGGCACTAAGCAGATGTGCATGCTTTGAAAATAAAGGGCATTAGGCAGATGTGCATGTTTTGAAAATAATTGGCACTAGGCATGTGTGCATACTTTGAAAATAATGGGCACTAAACAGATGTGCATGCTTTGAAAATAATGGGCATTAGACAGATGTGCACACACACTATGCAGGTGTGCATGGGAGGAAGGgctttagaacataagaagagccatgctgaaacaggccaaaggccatcgagtccagcattctatgtcacacagtggcccaccaattgtacatagggaccttgagcagaaagagaaggcaaaaccctccctttcccttgacccccaacaaaaggtacccaagggaatcctgcctgcttcaaccacttggacatccgtttcaataaccaccaatacacttggcatccatgaatttgtctaatcctatCTTGAAGCTAtcgaggctgacagctgtcacaacctcttctggaagtgaattccataaaccaatgacccccctgggtgaagaaatatttccctttatttgtcctcactttcttacctatgagctttagggagtgacccccccatcctagtattgtgtgatagagaaaatattttttctctatccacattttctatcccatgcatgattttatacacttcgatcaagtgtAGGCTTAACCTAAATGGGATTCCTTTTTAACCTAAACTGCACCTTTCCTGCCTGCCTTGTGTTTCTGAATCATTTTCAGACTTTGTACAACAACTTCAAGGAACATATGCATAACTTTAATGTTAGTAAATGACAGCAAGCTTCAGGCCTGAGATGGGAGCCTGGTTGGACATTTCCTGAAAACAATGACAAACCAGTTTTGAATGGTTTCCAAAATGCTCGCTTCGTGTGGAAGTCTGCATGAAATCATCAGGGATCAAGTTTGATTTGGAGAAGACTGGAGTAGAAACCAGAGTAGATCAATCTGACACTGTAGTAGGAGGACAGGAAGGGTTACATGAGGAAAACATGAGAGgggaagagtctacggagaggggcggcatacaaatccaataaataaataaaataaataaattatgttatCATAGCACAGGCTGTGCCCATTTGGTTATGTCCCCTGTGGCACAATACTACTTTGGGAGGGTTTTTTGGCTAGTCTCTGATTGTACAGAACAATATCTTAAGTAAATAGACTAGAGGCTGTCCTTCACCTTTAAACAGAAGTTTAAAATGTTGTCCCAAATCTGCCATTTCcctgcagaattttaaaaaactattctTCTAATGATAAGAAGCAGAAACAGAGGCTAGCGATAGTATGCAGTCCAGTGGCTTTGGGATGCTGTATGTTTAGTCATATATATTATGCAGTTTGAGAAAGGAAGTATCTTACATGTTTGCTGTACAGAGAAAATTAGCAGTCATTTCCATGGGTGGAATAGTTATTCTGTGCTGTACTCCGTAATCAAAAAAATAATCCAGCAAAACCAGCATTTATCTTCTAAATAGAAATTGTAGGGTTGTTCCTAGCACCTGGaatatgattaaaattcagatattCTTAACAGGATATTTATCCAACTAGCTAGTTGTTTCTTGAGCTGTttattgcatatacagtgatccctcgattttcgcgggggttacgttccaagacctcccgcgaaaatcgattttccgcgatgtagcggtgcggaagtaaaaacaccatttttggctatggacagccaaaacctACCCCTCTCACCGCCCGCCCGCCTCTTGCCCGTTCGCTTGCCGCCCACCGTTcgctcaccgctcgcccgccgctcgctcccgctcgttcgccgctcgcccgttcgctcgctgcccgccgcccgctgcccgttcgcccgccatttgccgctcgctcaccgctcgccgctcgcccattCGCTCACCGCCCGCCATTCGCCGCTCGCTcacccgttcgccgctcgcctgccgCTCACCCGTTcgctcgccgctcacccgcccaccactcgcccgttcgctcgccgctcgcccacccgcccgccgctcgcccgttcgctcgccgcccgctccacctctctttctcctctgctgcaagagaggcgggacaggcattctccggaggctggtgggtgcacgggccggcgcgtgacagagaaagaggggggagagcaagagatagcaagagagagagaaagaatgagagaaagaaaacaagacagggaaagtgagaaaaagagagagagcaagagggggagagatagagagagaatgacaggaaagaaagaaaaagagacagagaagtgattcttggtgatgacgtatgacgtcatcgggtgggaaaaaccgtggaatagaaaaaaaaccgtggagtatttttaaattattattttttgaaaaaccgtggtatagcgtttcgcgaaaatcgagaccgcgaaaatcgagggatcactgtacccagCCTCATTTTAATATATCCTACCTATCAGGAGCATTTGAAGAAGATATAAATGTTACATGAGATGTCTCATGATCTGTTCTTGCCAAGCCaaggaactgaaaatcaaaaagcATAGAAAAGTAGTAGTAATAGAGATGATCAAGCATAGTAACAATCCTGGCAACATAAAGTTTAAGAATGAGCCACAAGGCTCACAATATTCCAATCGATGCCTTGGGGGCTTTTCCCTCAATGTCAAGTGCCAACTTTTGTATAAACCATATGAGTGCAATAGATTCTAAGCAAGCTCAAATTCTCAATATGCAACCCTTGAAATTTGGCACTTTTGCTTTTTGCTATTTTTGAATCAGTTGGCTTGGCATGTGCAGATTTGTGTCCTGGACAGAGTAATCTGAAGTCTTTGGTGAGATCTGGCTGTTTAGAATCAAAAAAAGCGACGTAATTGCAAGCAGTGATTTATGGCCTTTCTATGGTATAGCAAGATTCAGTGGTATCACCTAACATCTTTCTTTAGCACAACAAAAGGTCAGATGGATGAGAGAGGAGCTAGAACGAGAATTCTCAAGATGATACAGTATTTAATGCTATACATAAAGTTAACAtaaaattttctattattttttatttccacagAGAGGGAACTGAATGAGTTTTCCATACCCAACCAATAGTAATATTTAGCAACTCAGGTTTCAGACCAACATTATTCAGTACTTTTCTTCTTGTTGCGAAACGGATTAAAATCCCAATACATTGTTGAAATCTTGTTCCCAATATTTGTTACTTACAATTCAAATTGTCACTTTTAGGAAACAAATTTAAAGTATATGTGAGCAGAATGCAAAGAGATTAGCTCCTCCAtagttttgaatatttttttcttacatCTATTTTatacaaatgtgtcttttcttacAGTTTATTAAAGTTATATGCTATCCATCTAATGGTTGAagatgactctgggcagctttaaCCTTTATTTAAAACTTTAGTTAACAATACAGtatagcaatttatttatttatagaatttAATATTGCCCGTCTTGAAATTCAAAGTGACTTTGTaaggttttaaaattaatttaaaactttaatacaaaaatttataaagtttataagccgcccatctcAAAATTCaaggtgactctgggtggctttaagctttatttaaaatttaaattaacaaTACATCgtatacagatacacacacacacatacacacagagacacacacataatatacacacatatatttcCCTCTTTTAAAGAGTACATCGATAGTTCTCagtgctttttttttcttatttaaaatgatttattttcaaaaaaatctaTGAGTAAACATATacctgtactgctcaaaaaaataaagggaacactcaaataacacattctagatctgaatgaatgaaatattctcattgaatactttgttctatacaaagttgaatgtgcacaacaccaTATGAAggtgattgtcaatcagtgttgcttcctaagtggagtttGACTTCATAGAAGttagatttacttggagttatattctgttgtttaagtgttccctttattattattttttagcagtgtataattAATGAGATTGTACAATTATTCTCAATATAACATTAACAAAATCTGTATAAAACAGAAAGCATCATTTTTATGTAATAATAACCTTGAAGACAGAAGGAAGAGATATGCATTAGAAAAATTAAACAATGAGTAGACAAGAGGCAGATGAGTCCCCAGAAGAAATGGGAGACGTGGCAAACCTCCCTAGTTTCTTAGACTGGAAATCTGTGCTTTCAAACATGGGTTTTGTTAATTTAACAATACAATCTAGATGTTATTCTTCCCATATCATCCCCAGTCTCCTCAAAAAGTTCTTAAATACATTCCTTCCAACTTTTTAGCTTTTCATCCTCATCCAAGATAACTTTCCTCTCATCAACTAAGTTGTTGGTTTTCTTTTTGTGGAGGCCTGCTGATTCTTTCACTTTTTCGTGTAAGTTGAAATTATCATACTTATCTTcagtctattctattcctttgcaTCTCTTGGCAAACACCCTTTCCTTTTGCCAGTCTAATTTTTCTTCTAATTGTTTTCTACAATTCATTGTATTTtactttgttttcatttttataagaGTTGCTTTCATTCGTGAGATGAAAAAAAATATCCATCCATAAACTAGTCAATTTGGTTCCTTACTATAATATTTTGTGTATCTGCTGGAGATCTCCAAATGTAGAGGTGTCTTTTTGACAACTTGAAAAAATTATTCATCACGCCTTGCCTTTCAATAGTCTACAATTTGTCAACTACCATTTCTGATTCCTAGGCCAAAGTTTCCAATTACAAGAGCACCACTTCCTTCTCCCACCTTTGCCTTGAAGTCTCCTATGAGTATTGTGATATAATTACTTATTAGGGTTTTCAGTACACTGCTTATATCTTTATAGAACTTCATCTTCATCACTGTGAGCCATGGGAGTATAAATCTTTATAACATACATATTTACTGGAGtactatttatttaaattatcatCATTCTATTGGATACAGGAATAAAGGACTTGATGCATTTATTTACAAGATTGTTTACGATTACAGCTACTCCATTTTGATGATGTTTACTGTTTTCACCAGTGTAGTAAATAGTATAATCTCCCATTCTACACATTCCATTTTCAGGCCAGTACATTTCACTCACTTCCAATATATAGATATTGCATTTGGACATTTCTTGGATAGTATTTTGCGTTTTCCAAGATTCATATAAGCTTCTTAGAGTTCACGTTCTAATTCATAGTTTTGGGTTTATcacagaggtgaaattcaaaaattttcccta
This genomic interval carries:
- the LOC139161411 gene encoding thiol S-methyltransferase TMT1A-like encodes the protein MLVFIFQQCLKLLALPIYVLAYFGLWDPICKKSFPFFMKKMSKGYNERMHKEKETLFKNLQDFADASGKLHLLEIGVGSGTNFQFYPANTRVTCVDYNPNFKNFLMESMAQNTHLQFEDFVVAPAEDMSAVSDNSVDVVVCTLLLCSVDSPQAALKEVLRVLRPGGAYLFMEHVAADRSTWTYFWQQVLDPTWKYVGDGCSLLRETWEDLENAGFSKLNLQHIIGPLFLSIIRPHIYGYAVK